GCTTCCAGCGGTCGGTGCGCGACTCCGCCTTTGGGGTGTCAGCAACCGTCTCCTTCTGCTGTGTCTCCACTGCGTCGGCTCCATCAAGCGCAAGCTCGTTGCTTTCAGCGGCGACaacctcggcgcctgcggtcgCCTTCGATTTTCCGAAGAGAGACTTCGCTTTGTCGACGAAGCTATTGCGGCGGCTCTGTCTGCGCACCTCCGCAGTAGCTTCGAGGTTTTCTCCACCATCGCGACGCTCGAGAAAAGCCATGAAAGAAGGACGGCGGCTTCCTGTCTTggagcctgcagcagcaactGGGCTGTCTTCAGCCTtcggcgcgccctcgacgagggcggcggccaacggcgacgcgggcggggAAGAAACGCGGGACAACGCcgcaagaggagaaggcaTCGGAGAGGCAGCCTCTTCAGTGATCATTTCGGGAGCCGCGAGTaccggcgcctctgcggctgctgcctggGACCTCGCGGACTTGTTCTTTCGCGCCATGGTGTCTCGAAGAAGCTGGAATGGTGCTGGGAGACGAAAGGGAATGCAGACCCTGAATCAGGAAAACACGAGCAAAGGTGAATGTTTGCACGGGGGCACGAGAACAAAAGAAATCTGGGCGAAGAAACAGTGGGTGTTTCTAGGCTCGCAAGTGGATACGTCTTTGCAGGACACTAgccggaagacgacggcTAGCTACGCGGAGTACGCGGCGGTGATTGTCGTTCGCACGTACAGGTGTGGCGGGACGGTTGTGAAGTCGGTCTCCCCTTTGCAAGTAGAAACTTGTGGCAAAAAGAATAGATCGCAAGGTACCACCAGTCGAATCAATCAATTGAAATTGATGCAGGAGGCAGACTAAAATTTGTCACCCCACGGTGCCACAATCTGTCCCCGCGAGACCACCCGCAGCAACCCCTGCGACGAGCGCGGGCTATCGAGGAGCGATAGAGGATCAGCGTTGCACAGAACTGTTCGCGGGCGCTGGGACGACGTGTGTGGCTTCGTCCGCGGCTTGCAGAAACTGCGACGCTGGCAACGTGAGCGAAAAAATCGTATCGGAGAAGTTCGGAGCGCACAGGAGCAGCGCAAGCCAGAGTAAAGCAATATGCTATGACAGCGAGTCTGGCGGCAAAACGATGAAAGTAGATGCTTGGCCGTCTGCAATATCGGCGTCTCTAGCATAGTCGGGGCGGCTGGCTGTCAgacgcctctggcgcgcggAGCGTGGCGTGCAACGTCTGGCTAACGGCATCTTGCTTCGAGCGTGCGCGGAAAACCACGGGCTGCTAGCGGCACGACATTACTTGATGCCGGCCTACTCACACCTCTGGTCTTCTAGCACGGCTATACTGCACGAGCGCCGAGCAAGAAGTGACTAGGCGTAAAAGCGCGGACGATGCCGAGCACCAGTTCCTCAAGAGCTTGCGAAAGCAAAGCAAAGAGCGCGCACGCCAAGCAGAGTTGTCTGAAAAGCGCTTGCCGCGCCCGACTGGAGGGTACGTGTGCCTCATTGCCTTCCATGCCCGCGGCATCTCACGAGTTTCGAAGTCCCGAACCACAGAAACAAGGCATGCGCGGACACGCAGAGCCTTGTAGTACTGGTTGCCCGCGTTCCCTTGAAAAGGTGGCGAATCCCTCGGCAAAGCGACTTTATTTTACTGCTTCAGGTGGACTCTCATGTGTGACTTTGCACGGCAACGCATATAGAACAGTGTCGTGAACAAGTTCACACGTTATGTTTTGTGTATAGTGTATGAGTCTGTCGACCGGGTCCGACCTGCCACATCGCTCAGCTCACTTGTATAGACAAGCGATTCCTTACTGGACGCAAGACCTAGTCAGCGCAGCGTAGGAAGAAATCCACAGCTCCGGTGAAGTGAATGACGCTTGCTCTGCCATCTAAGCTGAAGACCGAAGGGACTGTGCTCCTTCGCGCGGGTGGTGACCCGCTGTTTCATAGGTGGCGTCGCTGAATATGCCAGCAACAATGTCTCATTAACGGTGAAGCCAGCGACCACGTTTACTTTCTTCTCTCGAGTATGCACATTTCCGAACGGCCATCGCAGCAGGTAGATAGTGTAGCAATCGGCTGCATGTCTCTTTGCGCGCCACGATGGCAGCGCGGTAGCGAATATTATACTGGACATGCAGAAGCGTTCAGAGACGCGCCGTCTTTGGGTCCCCTTGGCTGAATTGGCAGGCACCGAGCAAACGCATATCGTCAAAATTGAGTAGCCTAGCACCATATTGGTGTTGTCTATGGTACAGAAGTTCGAACCATAGAGGATTAACGAGCAGTCCTCGGAAGCGATGCTTCGCAAACGCTAGTGTTCGTCAGTTTTGTCGCCGAGAGCTCCGTTTGGCCATACTTGGAATTTTCTTCCGAAATGAGTTGTAGCTTCCGCCACTGCCGCGCACGCTGTGTGCGACTGTCCTTAGTCTTTCTCTGGGGTTTCGCGGTGATGTTCATGAGCGACTCCATGCTGTCGAGTTCTGCGCCAGTCGGCCAGAGGGGCGGTGGTTTCAGTGTGAATTTACGAATGACCGTGCCGGTGAACTCATGGAGAGAAGTCAGTGGAGCGTGTCTTGTGGGCGCCTCGAACAACCTTGTTGTCGATGCGGTCCCCTCGCTGTATCATAGACGGGAGGGGCCACAGCCTTTGATTGTGACGGGACCGAGCGCCGTGCTTTGCCAGTGGCTTTCAGGTCGAACTCTTCTACACGAATCACTGAAAGAGAAATGGGAGGCAGCACTACGACGAGAAAAGTAGGCGACCATATCGTGAGGCGTGACGAGTGCATCGAGAAACGAATCGAAAGTCTCAGTTTAGCAGGGGGTGCGTGCGTGCCAAGCAGAGGTGTACTCGACGTGCTCAGGGCCTCAACCACTTCAGGCCAACAGCATGATGCTGCTCATTCTTGGTCGGGGATGACCCGGGGAGAAATGAGCGTTAGGGTTTATCGTGGATCCGGCGGCTGATTCAAACTGCACGTTCACCGATTTTGACTACCTCCTAGTCCGGATATGAAAAATCCTTTGTTTGAATCAGTGGTGTCGCTCTAATAGCTAAGTAATCTTCTTTCAGTGGGGAATGTACAGTAAGACAGAGTGAGTGCGCGTGTGAGCAAATCGTGCCTTCTCTGGTTTGTCCAAGTTAGCTTTCCTACACATTTGTACTCATGACTGGGTTTACCTCTTCTCCTCAACTCAAAGTCAGGTAAACGTTTTTCATCGGGTGCACTGGGAGGCATAATTGGCATGGCACGCTGGCGAATCTTGTGGGCAGAGTGTGTGTGCCTCAGGAGGTGAGTGTCCTCTGGGCGATTCACTTCTTCCATGGCTGAAGTTGCCCTCGCATTGAGGCGTAGGAGAACTCCCATACACTAGGTCGTGTCTCCATGGTTTCTGTGGATCACTGCGACCTGACCCAGTGCTTACGTGCAATATAGACACTTGGGAACCGCTGCTGGCAGTTGATGTAAGGCCTGTGAGCTTCGTTTTTTCAGGTCACAGTACGGCTGGTGGCGGTTGTGGAAGCGGTTCTCGCTGTGGATGAAGACGTTCCCCGATATAACAATCTCGGCCACAGTGACTTACGTCGATTTCACTGATGGTGATGAAAGCCCTTTCGCAGCGCCGTGGTTCACAGCTACATTTGCGTACGAACCACCTCCTCCCCGCGACGGCTTCGGTATTTTCGACGACATTGTGGGACACTTCGCCCCGTACCCTGGTGCCGCCCCTAAAGAAGTCACTCTACTTTTGAACCCTTCTTCCACATACAACATGGCCTTGCCGATGGATAAGCAATCGACCAGTGTGGAGGAGCAAATTATAAATGTTCTCAGCGCTCTCGGGAGAGACGTGGAGCATCCACAGCAGACGCGTGCAGCGTTCCATGTGTTCCGTAGCTCGTATGTGGACCAGCCAGTTACGATGACGTTGAAACTGGCAGATTTTTGGAATTATGGAGGGGACTGCATGATCCGAGGGTAAGTGCAACTTCTTTGAGGCTTCATACGCAACTGTATCGCAGCCATCTGCGTCAAGGTGATTTTGTCTCGTCGACGGATGTCACTTGGCAACTCAGAAAGAAACACTCGACAGGCTCTCGCTGTGCAGGCGAATTATAGCACCGTCAGAGCATCCACCTGTCTTGTTTTTGTTTTCAGGGTATTCCTCGCACAACTTTATGACCGATACCGCACCATGTGCGCAGTGGTCAACGATGCTTCCAGGGATTTTGTGACGGCATATATTTCGGATAAAATTGATATTTTCTCATTGTCGGTGAGGCAAATGGATTTATTTTCAGGTACAGTGCCAGCTATTACCGCAACGATCAGTGTCAAGCCGCCTCCCGGGGCTTACAATACCTACTTAGAAGAACTGCAGGGGCAATCGGTGGAACTGGGGATTTTGAGTGATCCATCTCTACGGAAGAGATTTTCTCAAGCACAAAAGATTTTGGCCAATTTTAGGTGGTTGAGGGCAAAGGGCCTGGTCGAGGGCATTGCCAACCCTGAAATTTTTCTCGGTTCTCTTCCGTGAATGCGGCCCTTTTGATCAACTGCAGTGCGCGTTTTCGGCGTACTCTTGGCAACGTCATCTGCGTATTTACATGCTGTGGGGATCGCAGGAGGACCTCATTGGGGTCCCGAGATTCATACTCTTGCACTGCAGGATAAGTGTCACGGTAACTACCGGTGCTTCAGAGCATCCTGcgcttctctgtctgcgttCTTGTGCCAAGAACACGCACCACTCGCCTTCAGGCGTTCTCAGTGTGTCATGGGGCCACGGAAAACTACATTGGACGCTTGGGTTTGCAGTTGACGGCGGTAATTGTTGAAGGTAGAGttctttgtttttctctAATAGCGGCGGCACCTGTCCTGGTACAGCAGGAAGCGCGCTCGACCAGTGGGACCCGCAATTTTAAAGGTCTCCAAGATTCCTCACTATGGTTTGTCTTCGGCGGTTGCTCTTTTCGCACAGAGTTTGCCTGTAACTTTTCACGGCCTTCCGGTGGCATCTCCCGCTCTGGCGGAGGTGGCACCGGAAGAAATGGCGTGTGCTGAGAGATTCGGATGGATCAAGAAAGAACTGGTAACAGTATGACGAGCGTCTTCGCACTTCAACACGCGGAAAGAGAAAAGCGCATTCTGTGTCTCCGGCTACAGCACGCACCAGCTCGCAGATACGCGTGGACCATTATCGCAACAGCAGTTTCTGTCTGTGTGAGTAATGGCGCCGGCAGAACAAGCTTGAAAAGAAGGGCAGATTGTAAGGAATCGACAACGAAAGGCAGAGGGGGACAGAGGCAGGGAGACACCCGGGGATGGCAATGCCATTCGGCCGGTCGAGCATACTGTACAGAAAACAGAGTAGAACAATGGGGCCTCGGCAAAAACAATGGACAAGCGAACCCTTAGCAGTCATCTTAGTGCCTGGGCGTTCTTAGTTTCCTCGTCTGTCAGTTCCTCATGCCATTCCTCAAAGACACTAGCCAGCATATTCATCTGCATAGCATAGCACATAactgcgtcgccgctttGATGGAAAGGAAAATTCCGCACACCTACAAACCGGCGCAAGGCAGAGACCCTATGCCGGATTCCCACGGTCACCTCGCCTTCGGCAAAGaccttcgcctgcctcccgtCCCCCCCTCTACCTGTGTATGTAAACAGGTGTGCACACATACGTGTAGGGGCAAGCAAGCGTGAAATCATCTGGTATGCAGGCGGGTGTCTCTGTTGCTGCATGCTATGAAAGGGTGTTAACCCGATGCTCGCCGGATTCACCAAGCACGGAAgtgcagacgccgaagacgccaCCTTCCCCCTCCACCTCCGAATGGGGCAAGCTGCCTAGCAAACAATTCCACATCGACAAAAGAGGCAAGACATAGTTCGCCTTGCACTTCAGTTTCTCACCGTGGTGTTGTAGACTTGCGCGATATTCATGATTTTGCCCTGGAGTCGCATCGCTCTTTCAGTCAGTTCGTTGCCCTTCTCGTCCAAATTCTTCAGCCGTTCTTTGAAAATGTCCAACTCTGAAAGTGCGAAAAGGCAGACAGACCCGCATTCGCTTGATGCGCTCTAATATGAGCATGGGACACGCGCACCGCCTCTGCCCCCTGGCGCCGTCGCGACCACAACCGTCCTTGGAAACGCATTCCTTGCCTGGCACGGCAACCGGAGAGCTTGCATCCGCAAAATCGACAGCTGAAGCGCCTGTTTTTTTCCGCTGAGGGCGAAACTACACCTATTTACGTCTCGAGTGCAGCCTCACAGGCCCACGGCATGTGTTTACCTATTCTTCCAGAGACGTTTTGCAGCAGTCGCGCGGCAGAAATGGGACTCACGCACGCGCCTCTTCCGGAACGAAACCAGTCAGTGACCACGCACAAGCAGACGAGGGGGGAAAAGTGCGCGCAGAGTCACCTACCCGCCAGTTGCGGGGGGTTCACAAACTGCTCCAGTTcctgcagctggcgcagctgcccCGCCGTTGACTTGAGCATCTCTTCGTGTTGAAGGACGTAGgcccgcttcgcctcgagcGTCATGAGGAGGTTAGCCGCCGCCGATTGCTCGTTCTCGAGCCACACTTTCATTTGTTCATCTGCACGCCGAGATCGAGACACCAGGCGACAGTTCGGGAGA
This portion of the Besnoitia besnoiti strain Bb-Ger1 chromosome VII, whole genome shotgun sequence genome encodes:
- a CDS encoding hypothetical protein (encoded by transcript BESB_080940) encodes the protein MDVEKQQRLLDDVERRLMLCEEAVGMDPAKQKAMAALGMKNMQGTDFHMSLVMNICRLHHQANQLFRGNLFEMEERYEQMKVWLENEQSAAANLLMTLEAKRAYVLQHEEMLKSTAGQLRQLQELEQFVNPPQLAELDIFKERLKNLDEKGNELTERAMRLQGKIMNIAQVYNTTMNMLASVFEEWHEELTDEETKNAQALR
- a CDS encoding hypothetical protein (encoded by transcript BESB_080930), with product MSDSMLSSSAPVGQRGGGFSVNLRMTVPVNSWREVSGACLVGASNNLVVDAVPSLYHRREGPQPLIVTGPSAVLCQWLSGRTLLHESLKEKWEAALRREKSQYGWWRLWKRFSLWMKTFPDITISATVTYVDFTDGDESPFAAPWFTATFAYEPPPPRDGFGIFDDIVGHFAPYPGAAPKEVTLLLNPSSTYNMALPMDKQSTSVEEQIINVLSALGRDVEHPQQTRAAFHVFRSSYVDQPVTMTLKLADFWNYGGDCMIRGVFLAQLYDRYRTMCAVVNDASRDFVTAYISDKIDIFSLSVRQMDLFSGTVPAITATISVKPPPGAYNTYLEELQGQSVELGILSDPSLRKRFSQAQKILANFRWLRAKGLVEGIANPEIFLGSLP